The window GAGACGTGGCCTGTGATTTCTGCTCTGGGATGAGAGTGAAAGCCTTCAAGTCCTGTCTGGTGTGTATGGCCTCTTACTGCGAGCAACACCTCCAGCCTCACTACAGCGTAGCGCCATTAAAGAAACACAAGCTGGTTGAAGCCACTTTGAAGCTTCAGGAGAACATCTGCTCTCGCCACGACGAGGTGATGAAGATTTTCTGCCGCACTGATCAGAAGTGCATCTGTTATCTCTGCTCCATGGATGATCATAAAGGCCACGATACAGTCTCCGCTGCAGCAGAGAGGGCTGAGAGGCAGAAGGAGCTCGGGGTGAGTCGGCAAAAAGTCCAACAGAGAGtccaggacagagagaaagatgtcAAGGTGCTTCAGCAGAGGGTGGAGGTTATCAATCATTCTGCTGATAAAGCTGTGAGGGACAGTGAGAAGATCTTCACTGATTTGATTTGTCTCATTAAGAAAAGAAGCTCTGAAGTGAAGCAGCAGATCAGATCCCAGCAGACGACTGAAGTGAGTCAAGCTGAAGAGCTTGAGGAGAAGCTGCAGGAGGAGATCATTGAGCTGCGGAGGAAAGACACTGAGCTGGAgaagctctcacacacagaagATCACCTCCATTTCCTGAACAGCTACCCCTCACTGTCCCGTCTGAGTGAGTCTGAAGACTTACCCAGCATTAATGTCTGTCCTCTGAGCTCTTTTGAGGGTGTGATAGCGTCCAGAGATAAACTGCAGTCTGTTCTGAGTGACGAATGGGCAAAGATCTCACTGGAAGTGACTAAAATTGGTTTTAAACTGCTTCAGGGACAGCCCAGAACCAGAGCAGAATTTATGAAATATGCTTGTCAAATCTCACTAAATCCagatacagcacacacaagttTGTCACTGAGTAATAGGAACAGAAAAGCAATGTTAATGGAAGAGGAACAGTTATATTTGGATCACCCAGACAGATTTATTGAAAGGTGGCAGGTCATGAGTAGAGAGGGTCTGACTGGAAAATGTTACTGGGAGGTGAAGTGGAGCGGGAAAGTATCTATAGCAGTTGCGTACAAGGATATTAGCAGAAAAGGGAACATGTATGGATGTGGATTTGGAAATAATGATAAATCGTGGACATTAGAATGTGACGGTGTTAGTTATAAATTCAGACATAAGAATATTTCTACTCACATCTCAGGCCATCTGTCCTCCAGAATAGGAGTTTACCTGGATCACAGGGCAGGTACTCTGTCTTACTACAGCGTCTCTGAAACCATGACTCTCCTCCACAGAGTCCAGACCACGTTCAC is drawn from Sander vitreus isolate 19-12246 chromosome 13, sanVit1, whole genome shotgun sequence and contains these coding sequences:
- the LOC144527778 gene encoding tripartite motif-containing protein 16-like; amino-acid sequence: MAQQLIQLDQEKLSCSICLDLLKDPVTIPCGHSYCICCIKDCWGEEHEEKTHSCPQCRQSFTTRPVLVKSTMLAELVEELKKVGPQATSPDHSYVGPGDVACDFCSGMRVKAFKSCLVCMASYCEQHLQPHYSVAPLKKHKLVEATLKLQENICSRHDEVMKIFCRTDQKCICYLCSMDDHKGHDTVSAAAERAERQKELGVSRQKVQQRVQDREKDVKVLQQRVEVINHSADKAVRDSEKIFTDLICLIKKRSSEVKQQIRSQQTTEVSQAEELEEKLQEEIIELRRKDTELEKLSHTEDHLHFLNSYPSLSRLSESEDLPSINVCPLSSFEGVIASRDKLQSVLSDEWAKISLEVTKIGFKLLQGQPRTRAEFMKYACQISLNPDTAHTSLSLSNRNRKAMLMEEEQLYLDHPDRFIERWQVMSREGLTGKCYWEVKWSGKVSIAVAYKDISRKGNMYGCGFGNNDKSWTLECDGVSYKFRHKNISTHISGHLSSRIGVYLDHRAGTLSYYSVSETMTLLHRVQTTFTQPLYAGFWLRQTAGDTAELCELKYCREEVKK